The proteins below come from a single Longimicrobium sp. genomic window:
- a CDS encoding type II CAAX endopeptidase family protein, with product MDSATRPERRPDPHRLLRAAAAVLKALVLGTLWIVLSGMFLVMPPAAGGAWIAAVAGFFLWFHASGRGPGGRRRQVLGRVRPVPRPARRWVGAFLLALPPAVLAMGVALAALGLMDEPVAGAFEAYARRPGGIVVLVAYGVGVAPLLEEFVFRGWTQRPLERLFGAAWAIPVTSLLFALFHFEPEGLPIRLAGSLVMGYAVYATRSIWAGVALHAAWNGLLFAADAAFRDFDPFGAGLAVALPAALVLLACAAWIVRAAPRLRAAARLSGAAEAA from the coding sequence ATGGATTCCGCGACCCGCCCAGAGCGCCGCCCGGACCCGCACCGCCTGCTGCGCGCCGCCGCCGCCGTCCTGAAGGCGCTGGTGCTCGGGACGCTGTGGATCGTGCTCTCGGGGATGTTCCTGGTGATGCCCCCGGCGGCGGGCGGGGCCTGGATCGCGGCCGTCGCGGGGTTCTTCCTCTGGTTCCACGCCTCCGGGCGGGGGCCGGGCGGCCGGCGGCGGCAGGTGCTGGGCCGCGTGCGCCCGGTGCCGCGGCCCGCGCGCCGGTGGGTGGGCGCTTTCCTGCTGGCGCTGCCGCCCGCCGTGCTCGCCATGGGCGTCGCGCTGGCCGCGCTGGGGCTGATGGACGAGCCCGTCGCGGGGGCGTTCGAGGCGTACGCGCGGCGGCCGGGCGGGATCGTGGTGCTGGTGGCGTACGGCGTGGGAGTGGCGCCGCTGCTCGAGGAGTTCGTCTTCCGCGGGTGGACGCAGCGCCCGCTGGAGCGCCTCTTCGGCGCCGCGTGGGCGATCCCCGTCACCTCCCTGCTCTTCGCGCTCTTCCACTTCGAGCCGGAGGGCCTCCCCATCCGCCTGGCGGGGAGCCTGGTGATGGGCTACGCCGTCTACGCCACGCGCTCGATCTGGGCCGGCGTGGCGCTGCACGCGGCCTGGAACGGCCTGCTCTTCGCCGCCGACGCCGCCTTCCGGGACTTCGACCCGTTCGGCGCCGGTCTCGCGGTGGCGCTCCCCGCCGCGCTCGTCCTGCTGGCCTGCGCCGCGTGGATCGTCCGCGCCGCCCCGCGGCTGCGCGCGGCGGCACGCCTGTCCGGAGCGGCCGAGGCGGCGTAG